From the Desulfovibrio sp. UIB00 genome, one window contains:
- a CDS encoding UvrD-helicase domain-containing protein: protein MNFIADLHIHSRFSRATSKALNPRHLAAWARCKGINVLGTGDFTHPQWRAELAEQLVLDETTGLYRLAVEPETLDFMDSKAGPGMQESADPLFLLQAEISSIYKRGGKVRKVHNLVFVPTLEDAERLSLRLAQIGNLNADGRPILGLDSRDLLEIMLECAPGSVMIPAHVWTPWFALFGSKSGFDRLEDCYGDLSEHIFALETGLSSDPAMNRLISRLDGYALVSNSDAHSGANLGREANLFAGHPSYTGMFAALRASARREDQSNLDCRFLGTMEFYPDEGKYHLDGHRACNVVLEPKESLALGNICPVCGKPLTVGVLHRVLELADRETTPELPREPEVRPLIPLAEVVGEILGVGPASRRVQERYSSLLRELGPELDILCSLPEADIRAHWEPLGEAVARMRRGQVYREGGYDGEYGTVRVFSPEELADARGTLPGVKTPAKRGRKKAEPLASADAQTTAGQPASVRVRRASLPLAGDTNAAATSNFSAVKSAATTDTPAQVFAYSDEQQAALAAGPAPVLVLAGPGAGKTRVLVGRLQWLVEEGADMRRVLAVTFTRRAADELRERLGKAFAGTSQAALPLCDTLHGMAWAALRAASADNPPLLLGEDAALNLFCLANPELEKRDARKLWDALALAREGGVLAHEPAQSPLARAAANYAARKNMGQRYVDYADLLDWWLDHARSLPENERPQHVLVDEVQDLSAVQLAIVRALLPADGHGFFGIGDPDQAIYGFRGVTGQSEASLRACWPGLNVFRLGQSFRSSQSVLDMARSLLHHKGQCGPLLAAQSLTAELRLFSAPDERTEARWVAERVRHLLGATAHTLLDHSRGDDLHGLAGALAPGDIAVLVRLKAQIPPLRAALEQAGIPCAAPSQDGFWQDATCARLLGLLGSHCGFAQMPTEGQDQQDALPQSWTAAESLPAPERMLPWLAEQPWAGEVFTGSRSWRELCRLWNQSGHWAGFFEQLAWLQEAELVRAKAESVQILTLHASKGLEFQAVFLPGLEDGLLPLRRELLFPATDAATSSAQIEDNEAEERRLLYVGLTRAARALFLSHCAQRTLYGRTLHLQPSPFMGQICEFCRHSTLATRTRKEQKQISLL from the coding sequence ATGAATTTTATAGCTGATCTGCACATCCATTCCCGTTTCTCGCGCGCCACAAGCAAGGCCCTCAATCCTCGTCATCTGGCGGCCTGGGCACGCTGCAAAGGTATCAACGTACTGGGCACCGGGGATTTTACACATCCCCAGTGGCGAGCGGAACTGGCGGAGCAGCTCGTGCTGGACGAAACTACGGGACTGTACAGGCTGGCTGTGGAGCCGGAAACTCTGGATTTTATGGACTCCAAGGCTGGTCCCGGCATGCAGGAATCCGCCGACCCGCTGTTTCTGCTGCAGGCGGAAATCAGCTCCATCTACAAACGCGGCGGCAAGGTGCGCAAGGTGCACAACCTTGTGTTTGTGCCTACTCTGGAAGATGCGGAGCGCCTTTCGTTGCGGCTGGCGCAGATCGGTAACCTTAATGCCGATGGCCGCCCCATCCTGGGGTTGGACTCGCGCGACCTGCTTGAAATCATGCTGGAATGCGCGCCCGGTTCAGTGATGATCCCCGCCCATGTGTGGACGCCCTGGTTTGCGCTTTTCGGCTCCAAGTCAGGCTTTGACAGGCTTGAAGACTGCTACGGCGATCTTTCGGAACACATTTTTGCGCTGGAAACGGGCCTTTCGTCCGACCCGGCCATGAACCGCCTGATCAGCAGGCTTGACGGCTACGCTCTTGTGTCCAATTCGGACGCGCATTCCGGGGCCAACCTTGGACGCGAGGCCAATCTGTTTGCGGGCCACCCCAGTTATACGGGCATGTTTGCTGCCCTGCGCGCCTCTGCCCGGCGGGAAGACCAGAGCAATCTGGACTGCCGTTTTCTCGGCACCATGGAATTCTATCCTGATGAAGGCAAATACCACCTTGACGGGCACCGCGCCTGCAACGTGGTGCTGGAGCCTAAAGAGTCGCTGGCTCTTGGCAACATTTGCCCGGTCTGCGGCAAGCCGCTCACAGTCGGCGTACTGCACCGGGTGCTGGAACTGGCGGACAGGGAAACCACGCCGGAACTCCCGCGCGAACCAGAAGTGCGCCCGCTGATTCCGCTGGCTGAAGTCGTGGGTGAAATACTTGGCGTTGGCCCGGCCTCGCGCCGGGTGCAGGAGCGTTACAGCAGTCTGCTGCGCGAGCTGGGGCCGGAGCTGGATATCCTTTGCAGCCTGCCGGAAGCAGACATCCGCGCTCACTGGGAGCCGCTGGGCGAAGCTGTGGCCCGTATGCGGCGCGGTCAGGTCTACCGCGAAGGGGGCTATGACGGCGAATACGGCACTGTGCGTGTTTTCTCTCCGGAGGAACTGGCCGATGCGCGCGGCACCCTGCCGGGCGTAAAGACTCCTGCCAAGCGGGGACGCAAAAAGGCTGAACCGCTTGCGTCTGCGGACGCGCAGACTACTGCCGGACAGCCCGCGTCCGTGCGGGTGCGTCGAGCGAGCCTCCCCCTTGCGGGTGATACCAACGCAGCAGCCACAAGCAATTTTTCTGCAGTAAAATCCGCAGCGACAACTGACACGCCTGCGCAGGTCTTTGCCTATTCTGACGAACAGCAGGCGGCGCTTGCAGCAGGGCCAGCGCCCGTGCTGGTGCTGGCTGGCCCCGGCGCGGGCAAAACCCGCGTTCTGGTGGGCCGCTTGCAATGGCTGGTGGAAGAAGGCGCAGACATGCGCAGGGTGCTGGCTGTCACCTTTACACGGCGCGCTGCGGATGAACTGCGGGAGAGACTGGGCAAGGCCTTTGCGGGAACCTCGCAAGCTGCGCTCCCCTTGTGCGACACCCTGCACGGCATGGCATGGGCGGCCCTGCGCGCTGCCAGCGCCGACAATCCCCCGCTCCTGCTTGGCGAGGATGCCGCGCTCAATCTGTTCTGCCTTGCGAATCCGGAGCTGGAAAAGCGCGATGCGCGCAAACTGTGGGATGCCCTTGCTCTCGCGCGTGAGGGCGGTGTTCTTGCCCATGAGCCTGCTCAAAGCCCTCTGGCCCGAGCTGCTGCCAACTATGCGGCGCGCAAGAACATGGGGCAGCGCTATGTGGACTACGCCGACCTTCTGGACTGGTGGCTGGACCACGCCCGCTCCCTGCCCGAAAACGAGCGCCCACAGCACGTGCTTGTGGATGAAGTACAGGATCTTTCCGCTGTGCAGCTTGCCATTGTTCGCGCATTGCTGCCTGCTGATGGGCATGGATTCTTCGGCATTGGCGACCCGGATCAGGCCATTTACGGATTCCGTGGAGTTACGGGCCAAAGCGAGGCCAGTCTGCGCGCCTGCTGGCCGGGGCTGAACGTCTTCCGCCTTGGGCAGAGCTTCCGTTCCAGCCAGAGCGTGCTGGACATGGCCCGCAGCCTTCTGCACCACAAAGGGCAGTGCGGCCCATTGTTGGCCGCGCAATCCCTCACGGCTGAACTGCGGCTCTTTTCCGCACCTGATGAGCGCACCGAGGCCCGTTGGGTAGCAGAGCGAGTTCGACATCTGCTGGGCGCTACGGCCCACACCCTGCTGGATCACAGCAGGGGGGACGACCTGCATGGTCTGGCCGGAGCACTGGCACCGGGCGACATTGCGGTTCTTGTTCGCCTGAAAGCGCAGATTCCACCTTTGCGGGCTGCCCTTGAACAGGCGGGGATACCCTGCGCCGCGCCCTCGCAGGATGGATTCTGGCAGGACGCCACATGCGCGCGCCTGTTGGGCCTGCTTGGCTCTCATTGCGGTTTTGCGCAAATGCCCACCGAGGGTCAGGATCAGCAGGACGCATTGCCGCAAAGCTGGACAGCAGCAGAGAGCCTGCCTGCGCCGGAGCGCATGCTCCCCTGGCTGGCGGAGCAGCCCTGGGCGGGGGAAGTCTTTACCGGCAGCCGCTCATGGCGTGAACTGTGCCGCCTCTGGAACCAGAGCGGTCACTGGGCGGGCTTTTTTGAGCAGCTGGCATGGCTTCAGGAGGCCGAGCTTGTGCGTGCTAAGGCCGAAAGTGTGCAGATTCTGACTTTGCACGCTTCAAAAGGGCTTGAGTTTCAGGCGGTCTTCCTGCCGGGGCTTGAAGACGGTCTTTTGCCTTTACGCCGTGAACTTTTGTTCCCTGCCACGGATGCCGCCACCAGCAGCGCCCAAATCGAGGACAACGAAGCCGAGGAACGCCGTCTGCTGTACGTGGGTCTGACGCGTGCCGCGCGGGCGCTTTTTCTCAGTCATTGCGCGCAGCGCACTCTTTATGGGCGCACCCTGCATTTGCAGCCCTCGCCCTTCATGGGACAGATTTGTGAATTCTGCCGGCACAGCACGCTGGCAACGCGCACCCGTAAGGAGCAGAAACAGATCAGCCTGCTCTGA